In a genomic window of Venatoribacter cucullus:
- a CDS encoding DUF4381 domain-containing protein produces MQLPLEDIMLPPPVSAFPPAPGWWLLAALILGLSLTAAIWAYRRWQRRRRLQQALARLQQMTTGKQGSALCAAVNEWLKLCLRPYYPHALSLYGDDWLAFLQQRSGGPVFQPAEAQALAQGPYRPDIAADASRLCQQAQHWLLASDIPARGGPQWN; encoded by the coding sequence ATGCAACTGCCACTGGAGGATATTATGCTGCCGCCGCCCGTCAGTGCCTTTCCGCCCGCTCCCGGCTGGTGGTTATTGGCGGCGCTGATTCTGGGCCTGTCGCTGACGGCAGCCATCTGGGCTTACCGGCGCTGGCAGCGCCGCCGGCGTCTGCAGCAGGCGCTGGCCCGGCTGCAACAAATGACCACAGGCAAACAGGGCAGCGCACTGTGCGCCGCCGTTAATGAATGGCTGAAACTGTGCCTGCGGCCCTATTACCCACACGCACTGAGCCTGTACGGAGACGACTGGCTGGCCTTTCTGCAGCAACGCAGCGGCGGCCCGGTATTTCAGCCCGCCGAAGCCCAGGCGCTGGCCCAGGGCCCGTACCGGCCCGATATAGCCGCCGATGCCAGCCGGCTGTGCCAACAGGCGCAACACTGGCTGCTGGCCAGCGATATTCCTGCCCGCGGAGGCCCGCAATGGAACTGA
- a CDS encoding AAA family ATPase, whose product MTGKEEFIRLKDAMQTQIIGQPHLVDRLLICLLSDGHLLVEGAPGLAKTKAINALAQRLEGDFKRIQFTPDLLPGDITGTEIYRPQQQSFDFQAGPIFHNLILADEINRAPAKVQSALLEAMAERQVTVGGVTRKLPELFMVMATQNPIEQEGTYPLPEAQLDRFLMHVVIGYPDAGAEQQILRLARGEALQQPVADFPRLTQADIFSARQQVLSLHMSDAVEQYLVQLVMATRQPEHYGKDLAGWIEYGASPRGTIALDRCARAHAWLHGRDYVSPDDVQAVAHDVLRHRLLLSFEAEASGMTVNRVINELLQRVPVV is encoded by the coding sequence ATGACTGGAAAAGAGGAATTTATACGTCTTAAAGACGCCATGCAGACGCAGATTATCGGCCAGCCACATCTGGTTGACCGCTTATTGATCTGCCTGCTCAGCGACGGCCACTTATTGGTGGAAGGGGCGCCGGGTCTGGCCAAAACCAAAGCCATTAATGCCCTGGCCCAACGGCTGGAAGGCGATTTCAAACGCATTCAGTTCACTCCCGACCTGTTACCCGGGGATATTACCGGTACCGAAATTTACCGCCCGCAGCAGCAGAGCTTTGATTTTCAGGCCGGGCCGATTTTCCACAATCTGATTCTGGCCGACGAAATCAACCGCGCCCCGGCCAAGGTGCAGAGTGCCCTGCTGGAGGCCATGGCCGAACGTCAGGTGACGGTCGGTGGCGTTACCCGCAAGCTGCCCGAGCTGTTTATGGTGATGGCCACCCAGAACCCGATTGAACAGGAAGGCACCTACCCACTGCCGGAAGCGCAGCTGGACCGCTTTTTAATGCACGTGGTCATTGGCTACCCCGATGCCGGTGCCGAGCAGCAGATTCTGCGTCTGGCCCGCGGTGAAGCCCTGCAACAACCGGTTGCCGATTTCCCGCGCCTGACCCAGGCCGATATTTTCAGCGCCCGTCAGCAGGTGCTCAGCCTGCACATGAGCGACGCGGTCGAGCAGTATCTGGTACAGCTGGTGATGGCCACCCGCCAGCCGGAGCATTACGGCAAAGATCTGGCCGGCTGGATTGAATACGGCGCCAGTCCGCGTGGCACCATCGCCCTCGACCGCTGTGCCCGCGCCCACGCCTGGTTACATGGCCGCGATTACGTCAGCCCCGATGATGTGCAGGCCGTCGCCCACGATGTGCTGCGCCACCGTTTACTGCTCAGCTTTGAAGCCGAAGCCTCGGGCATGACGGTGAACCGGGTCATTAACGAACTGCTGCAGCGGGTACCGGTGGTCTGA
- a CDS encoding BatD family protein: MVIRLFTLVLLSWLTAHPALAASFSASVDRTRISEQETLTLSLRYEAQVLFQKPDFQPLERDFRILNEQRAQRWVVSNGQRESYTEWLLTLLPLRTGELTIPALSFDGQTTAAIQVQVSPTPASVKQQLQEDFFFVTSVTPPDSLYVQSQLLYTEKLYYRFEHDNAALSELKVTDARVQPLGDVRQYTTVIDGKRLGVYERRFLIFPAVSGELVIPGQRFTARMLNAYDRWSRGQQVSVVSKPLRLNVKPIPAEYPAAPWLPVRNLQAEDFYSTDPASWVAGEAVVHSLTLQADGLPGAQLPAIALPEIPGLRYYPDKNSSDDQMTEQGVVGQASQTVAMVAMQGGELVMPEIRIPWWNTELDRLEYAVLPARTLQIKGSSAAPAAAARPASPAPTASMPATATEIPAAAAWLLGLGVALLLSLGLNLWQWRRARGLPLPGTPKTLAPSRNAQWNALNQACNSNQPAAIRTALLAWVNAGGMGPVATPIHSLGELCRRLNDPRLQNELAALDAHLFSSQPNSAFNGQNLKTLLKSGQFRLQSVSERSVGLYPSG; this comes from the coding sequence ATGGTAATCCGCCTGTTTACACTGGTGCTGCTGAGCTGGCTGACCGCCCATCCGGCGTTGGCAGCCAGCTTCAGTGCCAGCGTTGACCGAACCCGCATCAGCGAGCAGGAAACCCTGACCCTGAGCCTGCGTTACGAAGCGCAGGTGCTGTTTCAGAAACCCGATTTCCAGCCGCTGGAGCGGGATTTCCGCATTCTGAACGAACAACGTGCGCAACGCTGGGTCGTCAGCAATGGCCAGCGCGAATCCTACACCGAATGGCTGCTTACCCTGCTGCCGCTGCGCACCGGCGAGCTGACCATTCCGGCGCTGAGCTTTGATGGCCAGACCACCGCCGCCATCCAGGTACAGGTCAGCCCCACTCCGGCGTCGGTAAAGCAGCAGCTGCAGGAAGATTTCTTCTTCGTCACCAGCGTCACGCCGCCCGACAGCCTGTATGTGCAAAGCCAGCTACTGTACACCGAAAAACTCTATTACCGCTTTGAACACGACAACGCCGCATTGTCGGAACTGAAGGTGACCGATGCCCGGGTACAACCGCTGGGCGATGTCCGTCAGTACACCACGGTGATTGATGGCAAACGCCTGGGTGTGTATGAACGCCGGTTTCTGATCTTTCCCGCGGTCAGCGGGGAACTGGTCATCCCGGGGCAGCGCTTTACCGCCCGCATGCTCAACGCTTATGACCGCTGGAGCCGTGGCCAGCAGGTGAGCGTGGTCAGCAAGCCCCTGCGGCTGAACGTTAAGCCTATTCCGGCAGAGTATCCGGCCGCGCCCTGGCTACCCGTCCGCAACCTGCAGGCGGAAGATTTTTACAGCACCGACCCGGCCAGCTGGGTCGCTGGTGAAGCCGTGGTGCACAGTCTGACCCTGCAGGCCGATGGACTGCCCGGCGCCCAACTGCCGGCCATTGCCTTGCCAGAAATTCCGGGGCTGCGCTACTACCCGGACAAAAACAGCAGCGATGACCAGATGACCGAACAAGGGGTGGTTGGCCAGGCCAGCCAGACCGTCGCCATGGTCGCCATGCAGGGCGGCGAACTGGTTATGCCGGAAATACGCATTCCCTGGTGGAACACCGAACTCGACCGGCTGGAATACGCGGTGCTGCCAGCGCGCACCCTGCAGATAAAAGGCAGCAGCGCGGCGCCAGCCGCTGCGGCCAGACCAGCCAGCCCCGCCCCGACCGCCTCAATGCCGGCCACCGCCACCGAAATACCGGCCGCCGCAGCCTGGTTACTGGGGCTGGGGGTGGCACTGCTGCTGTCACTGGGGCTGAATCTGTGGCAATGGCGACGCGCCCGGGGGCTGCCGCTACCGGGCACACCGAAAACCCTTGCTCCGTCACGGAATGCCCAGTGGAATGCGCTGAATCAAGCCTGCAACAGCAATCAGCCGGCGGCTATCCGCACGGCTTTGCTTGCCTGGGTGAATGCCGGCGGCATGGGGCCGGTTGCGACGCCGATCCACAGCCTCGGCGAATTATGCCGCCGGCTGAACGACCCGCGCCTGCAGAACGAACTGGCGGCGCTGGACGCTCATTTATTCAGCAGTCAGCCCAATTCGGCGTTTAACGGCCAGAATTTAAAAACCCTGCTGAAATCAGGGCAATTCCGGCTACAATCGGTTAGCGAAAGATCGGTGGGGCTGTACCCCTCAGGCTGA
- a CDS encoding cytochrome-c peroxidase: MSLNRHLLSLTGAAALLATQAVSAAALDPNAMRAQANNFFKPLPAAMPGSEKDTPAKIALGEKLYFETALSINGTQSCNTCHRIDGKLGGDDGNPVSPGAIEGKFGDRNSPTSWNAGFHLAQFWDGRAADLKEQAKGPILNPVEMAIPDEATAVSNLKKAGYEADFKAVFGSADALTYDNVAEAIAAFERTLITKDRFDDFLKGDNKALTQAELQGMQDFISTGCIACHTGPLLGGHMYQKMGLVKPYPNTADKGRFAVTNNPADMYVFKVPALRDIGSTAPYFHDGKAATLDVAVKEMAMYQLGRELDEKTTKSIVAFLRAMDNQRELKLTANK; the protein is encoded by the coding sequence ATGTCTTTAAACCGTCATTTGCTGAGCCTGACCGGTGCCGCCGCACTGCTGGCTACTCAGGCAGTTTCTGCCGCTGCTCTGGACCCGAACGCCATGCGTGCCCAGGCCAATAACTTCTTTAAACCGCTGCCGGCGGCCATGCCCGGCAGTGAAAAAGACACTCCGGCCAAAATCGCGCTGGGTGAAAAACTCTACTTTGAAACCGCGTTGTCCATTAACGGCACCCAGTCCTGCAACACCTGCCACCGTATCGATGGCAAGCTGGGCGGTGATGATGGCAACCCGGTTTCTCCCGGTGCCATCGAAGGTAAATTCGGTGACCGCAACTCTCCGACTTCCTGGAACGCCGGTTTCCATCTGGCGCAGTTCTGGGACGGCCGTGCGGCAGACCTGAAAGAACAGGCCAAAGGCCCGATCCTGAATCCGGTGGAAATGGCTATTCCGGATGAAGCCACTGCCGTCAGCAACCTGAAAAAAGCGGGCTACGAAGCTGACTTCAAAGCTGTATTCGGTTCTGCGGATGCCTTAACTTACGACAACGTCGCCGAAGCCATCGCGGCCTTTGAGCGCACCCTGATCACCAAAGATCGTTTCGACGATTTCCTCAAAGGTGACAACAAAGCACTGACTCAGGCTGAACTGCAGGGTATGCAGGATTTTATCAGCACCGGTTGTATTGCTTGCCACACCGGCCCGCTGCTGGGTGGCCATATGTATCAGAAAATGGGGCTGGTTAAGCCGTACCCGAACACGGCCGACAAAGGTCGTTTTGCAGTAACCAACAACCCGGCGGATATGTACGTCTTTAAAGTACCGGCCCTGCGTGACATCGGCTCCACCGCCCCTTACTTCCACGACGGCAAAGCCGCCACGCTGGACGTAGCGGTAAAAGAAATGGCCATGTACCAGCTGGGTCGTGAGCTGGATGAAAAAACCACCAAATCCATTGTTGCGTTCCTGCGCGCCATGGATAACCAGCGTGAACTGAAACTGACCGCGAATAAATAA
- a CDS encoding DUF58 domain-containing protein, producing MNQPLRQSFSSGADIVAANLVRLRSLAPMLPLNRQKKVLRDMSGSHSSALRGRGMDFAEVRQYQAGDDLRSMDWRVTARTGQAHIKVFNEEKERPVLLVCDLRAGMQFGSRRALKKVLAADLTALLAWAALHNGDRIGALLFNDAQELDLRPKPGRKSVLHLLNELTRLPATSATPQPDRLAQMLRHLRRVARPGSRIYITSDWAGYDHECQQHLFSISRHCDVIALHISDPLEQQLPPPGLYPLTDGQRRLLLDTASANARQTYQQAFQQQLQQLREQLLQLQIPLLALSTADPDPLPALRTGLGLGAAVSLPEVV from the coding sequence ATGAACCAGCCGTTGCGACAAAGCTTTTCCAGCGGTGCTGACATTGTCGCCGCCAATCTGGTGCGGCTGCGCAGCTTAGCGCCGATGTTGCCGCTGAACCGCCAGAAAAAGGTGCTGCGCGATATGAGCGGCAGCCACAGTTCGGCCTTGCGCGGGCGCGGCATGGACTTTGCCGAAGTGCGGCAATATCAGGCCGGCGATGATCTGCGCAGCATGGACTGGCGGGTAACCGCCCGCACCGGCCAGGCCCACATCAAAGTCTTTAATGAAGAAAAAGAACGGCCGGTGTTGCTGGTGTGCGATCTGCGCGCCGGCATGCAGTTCGGCAGCCGCCGCGCCCTGAAAAAAGTGCTGGCGGCCGACCTTACCGCCCTGCTGGCCTGGGCCGCCCTGCACAATGGCGACCGTATCGGCGCGCTGCTGTTCAATGATGCGCAGGAACTGGATCTGCGCCCCAAACCCGGTCGCAAGAGCGTCCTGCACCTGCTGAATGAACTGACCCGGCTGCCGGCCACCAGCGCAACGCCGCAGCCCGACCGGCTGGCGCAGATGCTCCGCCATTTGCGCCGAGTGGCCCGACCCGGCAGCCGCATTTACATTACCAGCGACTGGGCCGGTTACGACCACGAATGCCAGCAGCACCTGTTCAGCATCAGCCGCCATTGCGATGTGATAGCCCTGCATATCAGCGACCCGCTGGAACAACAATTACCGCCCCCGGGCCTGTACCCGCTGACCGATGGCCAGCGCCGGCTGCTGCTGGATACTGCCTCAGCAAACGCCCGGCAAACCTACCAGCAGGCCTTTCAGCAGCAGTTGCAGCAACTGCGTGAACAACTGCTGCAACTGCAGATTCCGTTGCTGGCGCTCTCCACCGCCGATCCTGACCCCTTACCGGCGCTGCGTACCGGCCTGGGGCTGGGCGCCGCCGTCAGCCTGCCGGAGGTGGTCTGA
- a CDS encoding vWA domain-containing protein, with protein MELNWHWPWVFILLPLPWLVRALLPPLPPQQAALRVPALQRWQLAASGNSGVTGAVSGAIPWLELGVWLALLTALARPYQLGDVVEMPVTGRDLMLAVDLSGSMEIEDMQWENRPVNRLVVVKQVIGDFVERRQGDRLGLILFGSEAYLQTPLTFDRATVKELLLEAQIGLAGQKTAIGDAIGLGIKRLQEQPQDSRVIVLITDGANNAGALEPQKAATLAAQHHIRIYTIGLGAEAMEVPSFFGSRTVNPSRDMDEEALRDIARLTGGSYFRARNSNELQSIYALLDELEPTERDAQIFRPQQNLYHWPLLLAFVLSLLLALQQSGGLPALRRSAP; from the coding sequence ATGGAACTGAACTGGCACTGGCCCTGGGTGTTTATTCTGCTGCCGCTGCCGTGGCTGGTGCGGGCGTTATTACCCCCCTTGCCGCCGCAACAGGCCGCCCTGCGGGTGCCAGCGCTGCAGCGCTGGCAACTGGCGGCCTCCGGCAACAGCGGAGTAACCGGCGCCGTCAGCGGTGCTATTCCCTGGCTGGAGCTGGGCGTCTGGCTGGCGTTATTAACCGCGCTGGCACGGCCGTATCAGCTGGGCGATGTGGTGGAAATGCCGGTAACCGGCCGCGACCTGATGCTGGCCGTAGACCTGTCCGGCAGTATGGAAATTGAAGACATGCAATGGGAAAACCGGCCGGTTAACCGGCTGGTGGTGGTCAAACAGGTGATTGGTGATTTTGTTGAACGCCGTCAGGGCGACCGGCTGGGGCTTATTCTGTTCGGCAGCGAAGCCTATCTGCAGACCCCGCTCACCTTCGACCGCGCCACGGTTAAAGAATTATTACTGGAAGCCCAGATTGGTCTGGCCGGGCAGAAAACCGCCATTGGTGACGCCATCGGCCTGGGCATCAAACGCCTGCAGGAGCAACCACAGGACAGCCGCGTTATTGTGCTGATTACCGATGGCGCCAACAACGCCGGCGCGCTGGAACCGCAAAAAGCCGCCACTCTGGCTGCGCAACACCATATCCGTATTTACACCATTGGCCTTGGTGCCGAGGCCATGGAAGTACCCAGCTTCTTTGGCAGCCGCACCGTTAACCCATCCCGGGATATGGATGAGGAAGCCCTGCGCGATATTGCCCGCCTGACCGGCGGCAGCTACTTCCGCGCCCGCAACAGCAACGAACTGCAGAGTATTTACGCCCTGCTGGATGAACTGGAACCCACTGAACGTGATGCGCAGATATTCCGCCCGCAACAAAACCTGTACCACTGGCCGTTGCTGCTGGCCTTTGTGCTCAGTCTGCTGCTGGCCCTGCAACAAAGCGGCGGCTTGCCGGCCCTGCGGAGGTCTGCCCCATGA
- a CDS encoding vWA domain-containing protein encodes MNEASIMFSSLLQHPEQLHLLRPWWLLALLPALWPGWRLWQRRAGAGQWRQVIDPQLLPAMLAQEPQRQASRQHYLWLLGWCLAVLALAGPAWQKLPQPVVKNDHALVIMLDLSASMYAQDVRPSRLVKALLKVTDIVRARRDGLTALVVYAADAYKVVPLTDDTRTIESLLPSLSPGMMPAPGSRPEKAIRLAQEMTHSAGLRQADLLLLTDGLQEQDVARIKSALQPGFRLRLLTLGTTDGAPIPLPGGGFLHDNNGQIVMPAFNPEPVLQLSRELNIPWQSMTLDDSDWQQLLPARQQVSSGSNSLQREYDQWKDGGFWLLLLLLVPALLLFRRGVLLCLPLLVLLTPSEPVWAAGWQDLWQTRDQQGAALFEQDPAAAAQRFNDPAWRGSAAYRAGDFQGAASAFAQAPASAENLYNLGNALAQNGQLQEALQAYDQALQQQPDLSAAQRNRAKVEELLQQQEQQQQQSGDNQSGENQSGDNQSGDNQSGDNQSGDNQSGDNQSGDNQSGDNQAGDNQSGDNQSGDNQSGDNQSGDNQSGQSQADDEFVRQQADKLARQQQEQEQQDATAKQPQEAAADGEGKDKPSGQQPAPGDQDPQSPAEATDLSAAAEQGLSREEQAAMDQWLQSVPDQPGNLLQRKFLYQYRQQPRLRESVQGEVEW; translated from the coding sequence ATGAATGAAGCCAGCATTATGTTCAGCAGCCTGCTGCAGCACCCGGAACAGTTGCATCTGCTGCGGCCCTGGTGGCTGCTGGCGCTGCTGCCGGCGTTATGGCCGGGCTGGCGTCTGTGGCAGCGCCGGGCCGGTGCCGGCCAGTGGCGTCAGGTGATTGATCCGCAACTGCTGCCGGCCATGCTGGCACAAGAGCCACAGCGGCAAGCCTCACGCCAGCACTATTTATGGCTGCTGGGCTGGTGTCTGGCGGTACTCGCGCTGGCCGGACCGGCCTGGCAGAAACTGCCGCAACCGGTGGTTAAAAACGACCATGCACTGGTAATCATGCTGGATTTATCGGCCTCCATGTACGCTCAGGATGTACGCCCGTCGCGGCTGGTGAAGGCGCTGCTGAAAGTGACCGATATTGTCCGCGCTCGCCGCGATGGTCTTACCGCGCTGGTGGTGTATGCCGCCGATGCCTACAAAGTGGTGCCGTTGACCGACGACACCCGCACCATCGAAAGCCTGCTGCCGTCGTTATCACCAGGGATGATGCCGGCGCCGGGCAGCCGGCCGGAAAAGGCCATTCGCCTGGCCCAGGAAATGACTCATTCTGCCGGTTTGCGCCAGGCCGATTTACTGCTGCTGACCGACGGCCTGCAGGAGCAGGACGTTGCCCGCATCAAATCCGCCCTGCAGCCGGGTTTCCGGCTGCGCCTGCTGACATTGGGAACCACCGATGGCGCCCCCATTCCCCTGCCCGGCGGTGGTTTTCTGCACGACAATAACGGCCAGATTGTGATGCCGGCGTTTAACCCTGAACCGGTGCTGCAGCTCAGCCGGGAGCTGAACATTCCCTGGCAAAGCATGACCCTGGATGACAGCGACTGGCAGCAGCTGCTGCCCGCCCGGCAACAGGTCAGCAGCGGCAGCAACAGCCTGCAGCGCGAATACGATCAGTGGAAAGACGGTGGTTTCTGGCTGCTTCTGCTGCTGTTAGTACCTGCTCTGCTGCTGTTCCGCCGTGGCGTATTGCTGTGTCTGCCCTTGCTGGTGCTGTTAACGCCCAGCGAACCGGTCTGGGCCGCGGGCTGGCAAGACCTGTGGCAAACCCGCGACCAGCAGGGGGCTGCCCTGTTTGAGCAAGACCCGGCCGCCGCCGCGCAACGCTTTAACGACCCGGCCTGGCGCGGCAGTGCCGCCTACCGGGCCGGCGATTTTCAGGGCGCGGCCAGCGCGTTTGCGCAAGCCCCGGCCAGTGCAGAAAACCTCTACAACCTGGGTAATGCGCTGGCCCAAAACGGCCAGTTACAGGAAGCCCTGCAGGCCTACGATCAGGCCTTACAGCAGCAACCCGACCTGAGCGCCGCCCAGCGTAACCGCGCCAAAGTGGAAGAGTTACTGCAGCAACAGGAACAGCAGCAACAACAATCCGGTGACAATCAATCCGGTGAGAATCAGTCGGGCGACAATCAGTCGGGCGACAATCAATCCGGCGACAATCAATCCGGCGACAATCAATCCGGCGACAATCAATCCGGCGACAATCAGTCCGGTGACAATCAAGCCGGTGACAATCAATCCGGCGACAATCAGTCCGGCGACAATCAGTCCGGCGACAATCAGTCCGGTGACAACCAGTCCGGCCAGTCGCAGGCCGATGATGAATTTGTCCGGCAACAAGCCGATAAACTGGCCCGTCAGCAGCAAGAACAAGAGCAACAAGACGCAACGGCAAAGCAGCCGCAAGAGGCCGCTGCGGACGGCGAAGGGAAGGATAAGCCAAGCGGCCAGCAACCGGCTCCCGGCGACCAGGATCCGCAGTCTCCGGCTGAGGCAACCGACCTCAGCGCCGCCGCGGAACAGGGTTTAAGCCGGGAAGAACAGGCCGCCATGGATCAGTGGCTGCAGAGCGTGCCTGACCAGCCCGGCAATCTGCTGCAGCGCAAATTCCTCTACCAATACCGCCAACAGCCGCGTTTACGTGAATCTGTCCAGGGAGAAGTCGAATGGTAA